A single genomic interval of Gossypium raimondii isolate GPD5lz chromosome 11, ASM2569854v1, whole genome shotgun sequence harbors:
- the LOC105801142 gene encoding uncharacterized protein LOC105801142 translates to MEDFSDMLEEQALVDVKTTNAWFTWSNNREGPNLVKERLDRFLISDDLVEKLPFMNTRVVQQSKSDHDSVLLNTEARNIIKRIWDDKNSDMMNKMENVRKELGPWQYGRYRRMKYDINRLEKKIGKIMDGPISMGSLNLLKTTRDHLGKLYDAEEKYWAQRACNQWLREGDRNTRYFHVRVTGRKKKNLIDKLKDVNSVWYEDKNEISHIAWSYFHNPFKTSIRSNEDVDLVFVPKCMTNNMNC, encoded by the exons ATGGAGGATTTTAGTGATATGTTGGAAGAACAGGCGTTGGTGGATGTTAAGACTACTAATGCGTGGTTTACGTGGTCAAACAACAGAGAGGGCCCTAACCTTGTTAAGGAGAGACTGGACAGGTTCCTTATCTCGGATGATTTGGTTGAGAAGTTGCCTTTTATGAATACTAGAGTGGTGCAACAGTCTAAGTCTGACCATGATTCTGTTCTCCTTAATACA GAAGCCAGGAATATTATTAAGCGTATCTGGGATGATAAGAACAGCGACATGATGAATAAGATGGAAAACGTCCGAAAGGAGCTTGGACCGTGGCAATATGGAAGGTACAGAAGAATGAAATATGATATCAACAGGTTGGAAAAGAAGATTGGGAAGATTATGGATGGGCCTATCAGCATGGGATCGTTGAACCTTCTAAAGACTACTCGTGACCATCTTGGCAAGTTGTATGACGCGGAAGAGAAGTATTGGGCGCAAAGGGCTTGTAACCAATGGTTAAGAGAAGGTGACAGGAATACCCGTTATTTCCATGTGCGGGTTACGGGGCGTAAGAAGAAAAATCTTATTGATAAGCTGAAAGATGTGAACAGTGTGTGGTATGAAGATAAGAACGAAATCAGTCATATTGCTTGGAGCTACTTCCATAACCCTTTCAAAACTTCAATTAGGTCAAATGAGGATGTTGATCTTGTTTTTGTTCCGAAGTGTATGACCAACAATATGAATTGCTAG